Within Egicoccus sp. AB-alg2, the genomic segment CGGCGTCGCCATCGGCGGTGGGCAGGTCGAGCAGGAGGACGCTGGCACCGGCGGCGTGCAGGGCACGGGCCGCGGCGTTGCCCAGCCCGGACGCGCCTCCGGTGACGAGCGCGACGGAACGGTCGGTCAGCTGCAACGGGCTCTCCTGGCGAGGATGACGGTCGCCGGTGCAGGCTAGTGCCACACCCGCGCCCGCCGATGCGGTCAGGCGTGGTCGCCACCCGCCGCCTGTTCGACGTCGGGGGCCCTCGGTCTCGCCGGTGGGATCGTCGTCGCCCGCCTCCTTGCGGTGGGCGACGGTCATCTCCAGCCCGGCCAGAGTGTCACTGGGGTTACGGGTTGCGCAGCTCGAAGGTGACCGCGGCCTCGACGCCGACGTCCTCGCCGGCCTGTCGTGCCCACGACCGCAGCTGCGCGCTCGTGTCGCGCCCGCCGGGATCGCCCAGTTCCTCGAGGTAGACCGCGTGGTGTCGCAGGGACGCGATGCCGGCCTCGAGGTGGTCGGTGACGTCCACGGCGTGGGTGGGGTGGGTCGAGCCGGCGAAGGCCACGAACGCGACCGGGTCGCATGCCTCACCAGCGTCCTGGAACACCCACGGGTTGGCGGCGTCACGGGCCGCGTCGAGCACGGCCAGGCCCACGGCCCGGTGGTCGGCGTGGTTCCAGCTCGTCCCGCCCCACGAGTCGCGGTAGCTGATTCCGATCAGCACGTCGGGCCGGTGCCGCCGGATGGCGGCGGCGAGGTCGCGGCGTAGGGCGACGCCGTACTCGACCAGCCCGTCGGGGTGGTCCAGGAACTCCAGGGCGGTGACGCCGACTTCCTCGCAGCTGGCCTGCTGCTCGCGTTCGCGCAGGGGCGCCACCTCGGCCGGCGGGCGGGTGGCGATCCCCGCCTCGCCGCGGGTGACCAGCAGGTAGCGCACGTCCTTGCCCTGCGACGTCCAGCGGGCCACCGCGCTGGCGGCCCCGTACTCCATGTCGTCGGGGTGGGCCACGATCGCCAGCGCCCGCTGCCAGTCCTCGGGCAGATCCTCGAGCCGTTCACCCATCGTCGCCTCCTCGCAACGGGAGCGGCACCGTAGGCGGCGCTCCGTCGCGTCACCGGCCCCGGGCGGCGAGGAAGCGCTCACGTGCCTCGCCGTGGTCCACCAGCGGGCCCGGATACGCGTTGTCCTCCGGCTCGAACAGGGTGCCCTCGCGGGTCCACGGCTCGTGCACCGCACCGCCCTCGACGTCGGCGAGCTCGGGCACGTGCCGGCGGACGTACACCCCGTCCGGGTCGTAGCGGCGACCCTGGGTGACGGGGTTGAACATCCGGTTGGGCCGCGAGTCCGTGCCCGTGCCCGCCACCCACTGCCACTGGGCGAAGTTGTTGGCCAGGTCGCCGTCCACCAGCCAGTCCATGAAGTGCCAGGCGCCCAGGCGCCAGTCGACGTACAGGTGCTTGGTCAGGAACGATGCCGTGAGCAGCCGGACCCGGTTGTGCATCCAGCCCTCGGTCCGCAGCTGGCGCATCCCGGCGTCGACGACCGGGTAGCCGGTCTCCCCCGCCTTCCAGGCCTCGAAGGCGTCCGGGTCGTCGCGCCACCGGTCACCCTGGCCTCGCAGCTCGGCCGCGGGCAGGTCCGGGTTGGCGGCCAGCAGCTGGGTGTTGAACTCGCGCCAACACAGCTGCCGGACGAACGCGTCGTGGCCGCGGCGGCGGCGATCCGCGCGCGCGTCGATCTCCGCGGGCGACAGACAGCCGAAGTGCAGGTCGGCCGACAACCGTGAGGTCTGGGCCGCGAGCCGGTCGCGGGTGTCGTCGTACTGGTCGACGTCCTGGTCGTCGAACCAGGCCGCCAGCCGCCGGCGCGCGGCGGTCTCGCCGCCCGGGATGACCTCGGGCGAGCGCTCCCCGGCGACGAGGTCGTGCCAGGCGGGGATCGCGCCGGCGTCGAGGGAGCTCGGAACCGGCACCCGCTCCGGGGTCCGGGCGAGGTCGCGTCGTGGCGCCTGTTCCCACCGGCGCCAGTAGGGCGTGAAGACGCGGAAGTGGTCACCGCTGGCCGGGCGGACGGCGGTCGGGGCGACCACCGTGATGGCGAGGTGTTCCTCGACCGCGAACCCGCGTTGCTGGCCCGCCTCACGCAGCCGCCGCAGGCGACGGCGGGCGAAGCGGCTGTGGTCCGCGGACAGCCGCACCCGGTCGGCGCCCACCTCGGTGCAGACGGCGGCCACCTCGGCGACCACGTCGCCGCGGCGGACGACGAGTTGTCCATCGCGCTCGCGCAGCGCGGCGCGCAGGTCGGTCAGCGCCTCGAGCAGGAACCCGACCCGGTTCGGCGCCGCGTACCGCGAGCCGAGGATGGCGTCGTCGAGCACGAACAGTGGCACCACGCGGTCGGCCTCCGCGACCGCGGCGGCCAGCGCGGGGTGATCGTGGACGCGCAGGTCGCGGGTGAACAGGACGACGGTGGTGGACACGCGCTGCCTCGGACGTGACGAAGGATCGCCAGGGATACGAGGCCGGCGCGATGGCCGGACGTCCGGTGCCGACGCGTGACGAGGCCGAGGGGCGGCGGATCGCGGACCGGTGCGGTCCCGGGTCGGGGCTACCGTTGCCGCGATGACCGACGCCGACTCCGCTGCCGCGCCCATGGACGACGTGCTCGCGCCGTTCAGCGCCCCCGTCCGCACGTGGTTCTCCACGACGTTCGCGGCGCCGACCGGTGCGCAGGCGCAGGGCTGGCCGGCGATCTCGTCGGGCGAGCACACCCTCATCCTCGCGCCTACCGGTTCCGGCAAGACCCTGACCGCGTTCCTGTGGGCCATCGACCGGCTCATGACCGCCCCGGTGCCGCCCAAGGAGCAGCGCCTGCGGGTCGTCTACGTCTCCCCGCTGCGGGCCCTGGCCGTGGACGTGGACCGCAACCTTCGCGCGCCGATCGAGGGCATCCGCCTGGCGGCGGAACGGCTCGGCGACACCGTCCACCGCCCGGAGGTCGGGGTACGGACCGGTGACACGCCGACCGCCGAACGCGAGCGGATGCGACGCACGCCACCGGACGTGCTGATCACCACGCCGGAGTCGCTGTACCTGATGCTGACGTCCCGGGCGCGTGAGTCGCTGCGCAGCGTGGAGACGGTGATCGTCGACGAGATCCACGCGCTGGCACCGACCAAGCGTGGCAGCCACCTGGCCTTGACGCTGGAGCGACTCGAGCACGAGGTCCGCCGCGGCGGACTGGAGGACGACGAGGTGTCGCGCCCGGCGCCGCAGCGGGTCGCGCTGTCGGCGACCCAGCGGCCACTGGAGGAGATCGCGCGGTTCCTCGGGGGGCAGGAGGACGGCCGCCCCCGCCCGGTCACCATCGTGGACGCCGGCGTGCGCAAGCCGCTGGAGTTGCAGGTCGTCGTGCCCGTGCAGGACATGGGCGACCTCGGCGCGGAGCTGCCGGCCGAGGACGCCCTGCCGCTGTCGGGTGGCCCCGCGGCGGCGGGGCCGGCGCGCCGTTCGATCTGGCCGGCCGTGCACCCGCGGCTGCTCGACTTCGTGCTGGAGCACCGCTCCACGCTGATCTTCGTCAACGCCCGGCGCCTCGCCGAACGGCTGGCCGCCAAGCTCAACGAACTGCACGCCCTGCGTGTGCGCGAGGCGGCGCTGCGCGCCGAGGGGCTGCAGGGCGTGGAGCTGGAGGCCGCCCTGGAGGAGCACGCCCGCGGGGCGGACGGTCCCGCACCGGAGCTGGTCAAGGCCCACCACGGGTCGCTGTCGCGCGAGCGCCGGCTGGCGATCGAGGACGAGCTCAAGTCCGGCCGGCTGCGCGGGCTGGTGGCGACCTCGTCGTTGGAGCTCGGGATCGACATGGGCGCCGTCGACCTGGTCGTCCAGGTCGCCTCCCCCGGCGCGGTCAGCCGCGGCCTGCAGCGCATCGGGCGGGCGGGCCACCAGGTCGGCCAGCCGTCGCGCGGCGTGCTGTTCCCGAAGTACCGCGGCGACCTGGTGGAGACGGCCGTCGTCGTGCAGCGCATGCACGAGGGCGCCATCGAGGCGACGCGCTACCCGCGCAACCCCCTCGACGTGCTCGCCCAGCAGATCGTGGCGATGGTCGCGCTCGACGAGTGGGCCGTCGCCGACGTCGCCGCGCTCGTGCGGCGGGCAGCCCCGTTCGCCGAGCTGTCCGAGGACGTCCTGCACGCCGTGCTGGACCTGCTGGCCGGCCGCTACCCGTCGGAGGAGTTCAGCGAGCTGCGTCCCCGGATCGTGTGGGACCGGATCGCCGGCGTCGTTCGGGCGCGTGCCGGCGCGCAACGGCTGGCGGTCACCAACCCGGGCACGATCCCGGACCGCGGGCTGTTCGGGGTGTTCCTGCCCGACGGCACGCGCGTGGGCGAGCTCGACGAGGAGATGGTCCACGAGTCGCGGCCCGGCGAGACGTTCGTGCTTGGCGCCTCGACGTGGCGGATCGAGGACATCACCCACGAACGCGTGGTCGTCACGCCGGCGCCCGGCGAGCCCGGAAAGCTGCCGTTCTGGCACGGCGATGGTCCGGGGCGCCCGCTGGAGCTCGGTCGCGCCATCGGCACCTTCCATCGCGAGGTGGTGGCCGCGTCGCAGGCCGACCGGGACGGCGAGGTGGCCCGGCTGCAGGCCCAGGCCGACCTCGACGCCTGGGCGGCGGACAACCTCGTCGCCTACCTCGAGGAACAGGCGCAGGTCACCGGTGCCCTGCCCGACGACCGCACGGTGGTGGTCGAGCGCTTCCGTGACGAGCTCGGCGACTGGCGGGTCTGTCTGCTGTCCCCCTTCGGCGCCCAGGTCCACGCGCCGTGGGCGATGGCGATCGAACGGCGGCTGCGCGCGGTCGGCCTCGACCCGGAGATCCTGTGGGCCGACGACGGCATCGTCGTGCGGCTGCAGGAGGCCGAGGAGGAGGTCCCCCTCGACGAGTTGCTGGTCGACCCGGACGAGGTGGAGTCGCTGGTCGTCGACCAGCTGGCCGGCACGGCACTGTTCACGACCGTCTTCCGCGAGGGTGCCGGTCGCGCGCTGCTGCTGCCCAAGCGCCGCCCGGGCCAGCGCACCGCCCTGTGGCAGCAGCGGCAGCGGGCGGCCGACCTGCTACAGGTGGCGTCGCGCTACCCCAGCTTCCCGATCCTGTTGGAAGCCACCCGCGAGTGCCTGCAGGACGTCTTCGACCTGCCGGGTCTGCGTGAGCTGCTGACCGACCTGCGCGCACGCAAGGTGCGGCTGGTGACGGTGGAGACCGCCTCGGCGTCGCCCTTCGCCCAGTCGCTGCTGTTCGGCTGGGTCGGCCAGTACATGTACGAGTACGACGCGCCGCTGGCCGAACGGCGGGCCGCCGCGCTCGCCCTGGACGCCGACCTGTTGCGCGAGCTGCTGGGCGGCGACGAGCTGCGCGACCTGCTCGACGCCGACGTGCTCGCGGCGCTGGAGCGGGAGCTGCAGCATCTGGCCCCGCTCGACCACGCCGCCGATGCGGAGGGCGCCCTCGACCGGCGCGCCCGCGACGCCGACGAACTGCACGACGTGCTGCGCCGGCTCGGTGACCTCACCCTCGACGAGCTGCGCGAGCGGTCGCGTGCCGAACCCAAGGCCTGGCTCGACACGCTGGTCGTCGAACGCCGCGCCATCGAGGTGCGCATCGGTGGCGAGGCGCGCTACGCCGCCGCCGAGGACGCCAGCCGCCTGCGCGACGCCATTGGCGTGGCACTGCCGCCGGGCCTGCCGCAGGCCTTCACCGACCCGGTCGACGACCCGCTCGGCGACCTGGTCGCCCGCCACGCCCGTACCCACGGCCCGTTCACGTCGCACGAATGCGCGGCCCGCCTCGCCGTCCCGGTCGAACGTGTCGAGGCCACGCTGCGGTGGCTGCAACGGCAGGACCGGGTCCTGCCCGGCGAGTTCCGCCCCGGCGGGGTGCAGCGCGAATGGGTCGACCGCGAGGTGTTGCGGCGGCTCAAGCGCCGCTCGCTGGCGGCGTTGCGGGCCGAGGTCGAACCGGTCGACGCCGCGGCGCTCGGTCGTTTCCTGCCGGTGTGGCAGCAGGTCCGCACCGCGTCCGGGCGGCAGCGGCGCGGCCTCGAGGCGCTGGTCGAGACCGTCGCGCAACTGCAGGGCGTGCCGGTCCCTGCGTCCGTGCTGGAGGCCGACGTGCTGCCGGCCCGCCTCGACGGCTACCGCCCGGGTGACCTCGACCAGCTGATCGCCGCCGGCGAGGTGGTGTGGCTCGGGGTGGAACCGCTGGGCGCCGCCGACGGCCGGCTGGTGCTGTGCTTCCGCGACCAGGTGCACCTGTTGGCCCCCGAACCGGTCGGCGAACCGCCCGACGTCGACGTCCACCATGCGCTGCGTGCACACCTGCGTGACCGTGGCGCATCGTTCTGGCCGGAGCTGCTGCGCGCCTCGGGCATCGCCGACCAGGACCTCGTGCTGTCGGCCCTTTGGGACCTCGTGTGGGCCGGCGAGGTCACGAACGACACCTACGCCCCGGTCCGGGCGCTCGGGACCGGCCGGCGCGCCGCGAGCCGGGCGGGCGGCCGACCGCGGCCCGGGCGCCTCACCCGGCTCGGACCGCCGTCGGCGCAGGGACGCTGGTCGCTGACCGCCGACCTGCTCACGCCCGCGGCCGCCCCGACCGAACGCGCGCACGCGCTGGCCGAGCAACTGCTCGAGCGCCACGGCGTGCTGACCCGCGAGGCGCTGCGCATCGAGGCGGTCGCGGGCGGCTTCAGCGCCGTGTATCCGGTGCTGAAAGCGATGGAGGAGGCCGGACAGGTTCGGCGTGGCTACGTCGTTGCGGGCCTCGGAGCGGCACAATTCGCCGCTTCTGGCGCCATAGACCGCCTTCGCGGCCATCGCGAGCCACCCGAGGACGAGCTGCGGCTCGACGGTCTCGGCACCGGCGAGGGCCGGGTCGTGCTGCTCGCCGCCACCGACCCCGCCCAGCCCTACGGCGCCGCGCTGCCGTGGCCCGACAGCCCGGGCCGGCCGGCCCGTGCGGCCGGGGCGTTCGTGGTGCTCGTCGACGGCACCCCGGCCCTCTTCGTCGAGCGGGGCGGACGCAGCCTGGCGAGCTTCTCCCACCCGCAGCCCATGGACCGCTGGCTGGCGGCCCTGACCTGGCTGGTGCGCTCTGGGCGGCTGCGCAAGCTCGAGGTCACCAAGGTCGACGGGGTGCCGGTCCACGAGCAGCCGGCGTGGGCCGCCGGGCTCGAAGGGGTCGGATTCACCCGCGGATACCGGGGGTTGACGCTGCGTGCCTAACCCACGTGCGTCGGGCGGACTGCCGCCTTCGGCGCGGGGTGGGTGTTCGCAATCCGTCGGGCGTGGGTTCTATGGTGCTCCGCCGGTCCGCTCCCGGATTCACACAGAAGGAGACCGTCATGGCGGAATCGCTGATCGTGCAGAGCAAGGTGAAGGAGGCCGTCAAGGGCCTCGAGCTGCGTATGGACTCGAGCCTCCCGGACGCGCTGAACGAGAAGATCAACGCGCTGCTCCAGGACGCTGCCAAGCGTGCCAAGGAGAACGGTCGCGGCACCCTTCGCCCGTACGACCTGTGATCGACCCGGCGGGGCCGGCGCGTTCTCGTCGCCGCCTCGCCACGCGGCCGGCCGTCTCGGCCGGCAGGACTCGAGCCTCCCGCCGAACGCGGGAGGCTCGTCGCGTTCCAGGGTGTGGATCGCCCGTAGGCTCGTGACATGCCCGAGGGAGACACGATCCACCGCGCCGCCGCCGCCTTGCGGCCGGTGCTGGTCGGCAAGCCGCTCACGCGCGTCGAGGTCCCACGCCACCGTCCGCCCCTGCCCGCCGTCGGTGCCCACGTGGAACGCGTCGAGGCGCGCGGCAAGCACCTGCTGATCCACGTCTCCGACGGGCTGGTCGTGCACACGCATCAACGGATGACCGGCTCGTGGCACGTCTACCGGCCGGGCGAGCGCTGGCGGAAGTCGCCGCGTGCGGCGCGCGTCGTGCTCGCGGTGCCGGGCGCCGTGGCGGTCTGCTTCGCCGCCCCCGTCGTCGAGGTGCTCGACCAGCGGGCGCTGCAGCGGCATCCGTCGCTGCGACGGCTGGGGCCGGACCTGTGCGAGCCGGCGCCCGACCTCGACGACGTGCTGGCGCGGGTGGCGCGCCAGGACCCGGCCCGCCCGGTCGGCGAAGTCCTGCTCGACCAGACCGTCGCCAGCGGCATCGGCAACGTCTACCGCTGCGACGTGGCCTTCCTCCACGAGGTCGACCCGCACGTGCCCGTCGGCCGCGTCGCCTACGACGTCCGCGCGGCGTTGTTCACCACCGCGGGCGCGCTGCTGCGGGCCAACCTCGATCTCGCCGCCCGCACGACCGTGACGGGCGCGCCGGCCGGCACACTGTGGGTCTACGGCCGCGGTGGGCAGCCGTGCCGCCGCTGCACGACGCCGATCGAGCAGGGATTCCTCGGCGACCAGCAGCGGGTCCTGTACTGGTGCCCGACGTGCCAGCCCACCGGTGGCACGGGTGCGCCGCACGCCTACCGGGTCGGCGACCGCGAGGGCGACGTGCCGGCCTGACCGGCGGGGAGCCGTGGCCCCGGCAGCAAGGGCGGTCGCGACGTTCGTGTAAGGGCTGGCAGGGCTGTTCGTGATGCAACGGTCGGACGGGAAACGGTATGTCGCCGGCGCTACCCTTCGGGCATGTCCACGAGCACCGCACCCACGCCCACCGGTCGTCCGCCGCGCATCGCGGCGGAGCGCCTTGCCGCCTGGCGCGGCTTCCTGGAGGCGCACGCCCGGGTCACCGACGTCCTCGCCCGCGAACTGCGCGACGAGGTCCGGCTCCCGCTGGCGTGGTACGACGTGCTGGTGCAGTTGCAGGAGGCCGACGGTCACCGGCTG encodes:
- a CDS encoding PIG-L deacetylase family protein; this encodes MGERLEDLPEDWQRALAIVAHPDDMEYGAASAVARWTSQGKDVRYLLVTRGEAGIATRPPAEVAPLREREQQASCEEVGVTALEFLDHPDGLVEYGVALRRDLAAAIRRHRPDVLIGISYRDSWGGTSWNHADHRAVGLAVLDAARDAANPWVFQDAGEACDPVAFVAFAGSTHPTHAVDVTDHLEAGIASLRHHAVYLEELGDPGGRDTSAQLRSWARQAGEDVGVEAAVTFELRNP
- a CDS encoding deoxyribodipyrimidine photo-lyase, whose amino-acid sequence is MSTTVVLFTRDLRVHDHPALAAAVAEADRVVPLFVLDDAILGSRYAAPNRVGFLLEALTDLRAALRERDGQLVVRRGDVVAEVAAVCTEVGADRVRLSADHSRFARRRLRRLREAGQQRGFAVEEHLAITVVAPTAVRPASGDHFRVFTPYWRRWEQAPRRDLARTPERVPVPSSLDAGAIPAWHDLVAGERSPEVIPGGETAARRRLAAWFDDQDVDQYDDTRDRLAAQTSRLSADLHFGCLSPAEIDARADRRRRGHDAFVRQLCWREFNTQLLAANPDLPAAELRGQGDRWRDDPDAFEAWKAGETGYPVVDAGMRQLRTEGWMHNRVRLLTASFLTKHLYVDWRLGAWHFMDWLVDGDLANNFAQWQWVAGTGTDSRPNRMFNPVTQGRRYDPDGVYVRRHVPELADVEGGAVHEPWTREGTLFEPEDNAYPGPLVDHGEARERFLAARGR
- a CDS encoding DEAD/DEAH box helicase; protein product: MTDADSAAAPMDDVLAPFSAPVRTWFSTTFAAPTGAQAQGWPAISSGEHTLILAPTGSGKTLTAFLWAIDRLMTAPVPPKEQRLRVVYVSPLRALAVDVDRNLRAPIEGIRLAAERLGDTVHRPEVGVRTGDTPTAERERMRRTPPDVLITTPESLYLMLTSRARESLRSVETVIVDEIHALAPTKRGSHLALTLERLEHEVRRGGLEDDEVSRPAPQRVALSATQRPLEEIARFLGGQEDGRPRPVTIVDAGVRKPLELQVVVPVQDMGDLGAELPAEDALPLSGGPAAAGPARRSIWPAVHPRLLDFVLEHRSTLIFVNARRLAERLAAKLNELHALRVREAALRAEGLQGVELEAALEEHARGADGPAPELVKAHHGSLSRERRLAIEDELKSGRLRGLVATSSLELGIDMGAVDLVVQVASPGAVSRGLQRIGRAGHQVGQPSRGVLFPKYRGDLVETAVVVQRMHEGAIEATRYPRNPLDVLAQQIVAMVALDEWAVADVAALVRRAAPFAELSEDVLHAVLDLLAGRYPSEEFSELRPRIVWDRIAGVVRARAGAQRLAVTNPGTIPDRGLFGVFLPDGTRVGELDEEMVHESRPGETFVLGASTWRIEDITHERVVVTPAPGEPGKLPFWHGDGPGRPLELGRAIGTFHREVVAASQADRDGEVARLQAQADLDAWAADNLVAYLEEQAQVTGALPDDRTVVVERFRDELGDWRVCLLSPFGAQVHAPWAMAIERRLRAVGLDPEILWADDGIVVRLQEAEEEVPLDELLVDPDEVESLVVDQLAGTALFTTVFREGAGRALLLPKRRPGQRTALWQQRQRAADLLQVASRYPSFPILLEATRECLQDVFDLPGLRELLTDLRARKVRLVTVETASASPFAQSLLFGWVGQYMYEYDAPLAERRAAALALDADLLRELLGGDELRDLLDADVLAALERELQHLAPLDHAADAEGALDRRARDADELHDVLRRLGDLTLDELRERSRAEPKAWLDTLVVERRAIEVRIGGEARYAAAEDASRLRDAIGVALPPGLPQAFTDPVDDPLGDLVARHARTHGPFTSHECAARLAVPVERVEATLRWLQRQDRVLPGEFRPGGVQREWVDREVLRRLKRRSLAALRAEVEPVDAAALGRFLPVWQQVRTASGRQRRGLEALVETVAQLQGVPVPASVLEADVLPARLDGYRPGDLDQLIAAGEVVWLGVEPLGAADGRLVLCFRDQVHLLAPEPVGEPPDVDVHHALRAHLRDRGASFWPELLRASGIADQDLVLSALWDLVWAGEVTNDTYAPVRALGTGRRAASRAGGRPRPGRLTRLGPPSAQGRWSLTADLLTPAAAPTERAHALAEQLLERHGVLTREALRIEAVAGGFSAVYPVLKAMEEAGQVRRGYVVAGLGAAQFAASGAIDRLRGHREPPEDELRLDGLGTGEGRVVLLAATDPAQPYGAALPWPDSPGRPARAAGAFVVLVDGTPALFVERGGRSLASFSHPQPMDRWLAALTWLVRSGRLRKLEVTKVDGVPVHEQPAWAAGLEGVGFTRGYRGLTLRA
- a CDS encoding DUF1931 domain-containing protein, with translation MAESLIVQSKVKEAVKGLELRMDSSLPDALNEKINALLQDAAKRAKENGRGTLRPYDL
- a CDS encoding Fpg/Nei family DNA glycosylase, with product MPEGDTIHRAAAALRPVLVGKPLTRVEVPRHRPPLPAVGAHVERVEARGKHLLIHVSDGLVVHTHQRMTGSWHVYRPGERWRKSPRAARVVLAVPGAVAVCFAAPVVEVLDQRALQRHPSLRRLGPDLCEPAPDLDDVLARVARQDPARPVGEVLLDQTVASGIGNVYRCDVAFLHEVDPHVPVGRVAYDVRAALFTTAGALLRANLDLAARTTVTGAPAGTLWVYGRGGQPCRRCTTPIEQGFLGDQQRVLYWCPTCQPTGGTGAPHAYRVGDREGDVPA